A window of the Fundidesulfovibrio magnetotacticus genome harbors these coding sequences:
- a CDS encoding L-2-amino-thiazoline-4-carboxylic acid hydrolase: protein MRSRRSFLGLCALLPCMDLAPRAALCGSWETAHRRELLEDFRGVSEGAARWLAATGREDRARAVAEDSRRAFPALLDAVPDIGGPSNRNHVYLVQSAWLAALCRGMEASGLTARDAGHAFYVLAEADLLRQDPAALLAQGAAEFTPQARDALRAWAEWTALRTWPGDWVARYVPGDGEAYDHGYDMLECGVVKYLRAVDAAPAARFYCLNDFPRSRLKGTGLRRESTLAQGGPVCDFRYKRGRPVTRGWNTEVPASA, encoded by the coding sequence GTGAGGTCGCGCCGCTCCTTCCTGGGGCTGTGCGCGCTCCTGCCGTGCATGGACCTCGCGCCCCGGGCGGCCCTCTGCGGCAGCTGGGAGACGGCTCACCGCCGCGAGCTCCTGGAGGACTTCCGGGGCGTGAGCGAAGGCGCGGCCCGCTGGCTCGCGGCCACCGGGCGGGAGGACCGCGCCAGGGCCGTTGCCGAGGATTCCAGGAGGGCCTTCCCGGCGCTCCTGGACGCCGTGCCCGACATCGGCGGCCCCTCCAACCGCAACCACGTCTATCTGGTGCAGTCTGCGTGGCTGGCGGCGCTCTGCCGGGGCATGGAGGCCTCGGGGCTCACCGCGCGCGACGCGGGCCACGCCTTCTACGTGCTGGCCGAGGCCGACCTGCTCAGGCAGGACCCGGCCGCCCTGCTGGCCCAGGGGGCCGCGGAGTTCACGCCCCAGGCCCGGGACGCCCTGCGCGCCTGGGCCGAGTGGACCGCGCTGCGCACCTGGCCCGGGGACTGGGTGGCCCGCTATGTGCCCGGCGACGGGGAGGCATACGACCACGGCTACGACATGCTCGAATGCGGGGTGGTGAAGTACCTGCGCGCCGTGGACGCGGCCCCGGCCGCCCGCTTCTACTGCCTGAACGATTTTCCCCGCTCGCGCCTGAAGGGTACGGGTCTGCGGCGCGAGAGCACCCTTGCCCAGGGCGGGCCGGTGTGCGATTTCCGCTACAAGAGAGGTCGCCCGGTTACGCGCGGCTGGAACACGGAGGTTCCGGCTTCCGCATAG
- a CDS encoding sugar phosphate isomerase/epimerase family protein, translated as MVFVSLNLRAAAADPARLERFLALGLNPELGLDPLCMDTVAPAWHEALAARLKSLGLRCGLHLPFFDLQPGSADSLVRRATAERLKRAVETARVYGAVHLVGHARYDHLLYVRSEDAWRERAVETWAEALSAWPGHPPLWLENTYEPHPGPVAAMAEALDAAIPGRAGLCLDAGHWFSFARGREQDDLQRWLDAFAPSLGHLHLHDNDGSADQHLGMGDGFMDWEAFFQALEARGLAPTATYEAHTEETLAVTLRYLRERGPAPAVRRVSV; from the coding sequence ATGGTTTTCGTGAGCCTGAACCTGCGCGCGGCGGCCGCGGACCCGGCCCGTCTGGAACGCTTCCTGGCCCTGGGCCTGAACCCAGAACTGGGGCTGGACCCGCTGTGCATGGACACCGTGGCGCCCGCCTGGCACGAGGCGCTGGCCGCGCGGCTCAAGTCCCTGGGGCTTCGCTGCGGCCTGCACCTGCCCTTCTTCGACCTCCAGCCCGGCAGCGCGGATTCCCTGGTGCGCCGGGCCACCGCGGAGCGCCTGAAGCGCGCCGTGGAGACGGCGCGGGTCTACGGAGCCGTCCACCTGGTGGGCCACGCCCGCTACGACCACCTGCTCTACGTGCGCTCCGAGGACGCCTGGCGCGAACGCGCCGTGGAGACCTGGGCCGAGGCCCTCTCGGCCTGGCCCGGACACCCGCCCCTGTGGCTGGAGAACACCTACGAGCCCCATCCCGGCCCCGTGGCCGCCATGGCCGAGGCCCTGGACGCCGCCATCCCTGGCCGCGCGGGCCTCTGCCTGGACGCCGGGCACTGGTTCAGCTTCGCCAGGGGCCGCGAGCAGGACGACCTGCAACGCTGGCTGGACGCCTTCGCCCCCTCCCTGGGCCACCTGCACCTGCACGACAACGACGGCAGCGCGGACCAGCACCTGGGCATGGGCGACGGGTTCATGGACTGGGAGGCCTTCTTCCAGGCCCTGGAAGCGCGCGGGCTCGCCCCCACGGCCACCTACGAGGCCCACACCGAGGAGACCCTGGCGGTGACGCTGCGGTATCTGCGGGAGCGCGGGCCGGCCCCCGCCGTGCGGCGCGTCAGCGTTTGA
- the trxC gene encoding thioredoxin TrxC: MSDTLKVTCPHCHTRNRVLKGKELAAECGKCHGSLFPGKPVDLTEADFARHVQETDVPLLVDFWAPWCGPCRGMANAYEEVARRLEPEIRAAKVNTETEQILAAQMGIRSVPTLILFKNGKAVDSISGALDANNLESWARSRAMY; encoded by the coding sequence ATGTCCGACACGCTCAAGGTCACCTGTCCCCACTGCCATACCCGCAACCGCGTCCTCAAAGGCAAGGAATTGGCCGCCGAGTGCGGCAAGTGCCACGGCAGTCTCTTCCCCGGCAAGCCCGTGGACCTCACCGAGGCCGACTTCGCCCGCCACGTGCAGGAGACCGACGTGCCCCTGCTGGTGGACTTCTGGGCGCCCTGGTGCGGCCCCTGCCGGGGCATGGCCAACGCCTACGAGGAGGTGGCCCGCCGCCTGGAGCCGGAGATCCGCGCCGCCAAGGTGAACACCGAGACCGAGCAGATCCTGGCCGCCCAAATGGGCATCCGCAGCGTGCCCACGCTGATCCTCTTCAAGAACGGCAAGGCCGTGGACTCCATCTCCGGGGCCCTGGACGCCAACAACCTGGAGAGCTGGGCCCGCTCGCGCGCCATGTACTAG
- a CDS encoding GGDEF domain-containing protein translates to MVLIVLLGVTALAPAVLDLRRSLEDLRGAALMEQRNQVAAACLQVVNDFAFERGRTAVALFGADKASEETLAFIRERRAGAERGMERLSAALDGLSGVSGAETLRAWDAVLVLRAESDAAMALPFSARDPSLAGRWLLTAADLLAHLEFLLAELGRAPGADGLYERVCALRVAVVQFRNVVGRESMMVASVTAGVEKVDEAFMNRLLLLRGRSAQLWEQIRQEALLSGGAGFSTALENTRRAFFEGLRPLQESILLGGAHGTELPPPAAYTKESVRALDSIITSLDTVSEDADRVVRHNLATARRTAAGGLVGILAAAVLVAVSARVIARRITRPLRDIVERIDRLRDPGASLQLSGVRDEFTTVRHALDLLDHMLAARERDARALQEANRRLAELAETDELTGLANRRRLNAALAAEWARARRDARPLTLLMIDVDHFKRYNDALGHQAGDERLIDVGRAIRGLARRPGDVAARYGGEEYVLLLPDLPSSKALAHAEEVRQAVEALNLPHEGSPHARVTVSIGMATLTPCGESRAEDLVRLADDALYEAKRLGRNRVEAAPAGAAADCPPPVAGRDPA, encoded by the coding sequence ATGGTCCTCATCGTCCTTCTGGGCGTCACCGCCCTTGCTCCGGCCGTGCTGGACCTGCGCCGGAGCCTGGAGGATCTGCGGGGGGCCGCCCTCATGGAGCAACGCAACCAGGTCGCCGCCGCCTGCCTGCAGGTGGTGAACGATTTCGCCTTCGAACGGGGCCGCACGGCCGTGGCGCTCTTCGGGGCGGACAAGGCCTCCGAGGAGACCCTTGCATTCATCCGGGAGCGCCGGGCCGGTGCGGAACGGGGGATGGAGCGGCTGTCGGCGGCCCTGGACGGGCTATCCGGCGTCTCCGGGGCGGAGACGCTGCGCGCCTGGGATGCCGTGCTCGTCCTTCGGGCCGAGTCTGACGCGGCCATGGCCCTGCCGTTCTCCGCGCGTGATCCCTCCCTGGCCGGGCGCTGGCTGCTCACCGCCGCCGACCTGCTGGCCCATCTGGAGTTCCTGCTGGCCGAGCTGGGCCGGGCGCCCGGGGCCGACGGCCTTTACGAGAGGGTGTGCGCCCTGCGGGTGGCGGTGGTGCAGTTCCGGAACGTGGTGGGCAGGGAGTCCATGATGGTGGCCTCCGTGACCGCTGGCGTGGAGAAGGTGGACGAGGCCTTCATGAACCGGCTTCTTCTGTTGCGCGGGCGTTCCGCGCAACTGTGGGAGCAGATCCGGCAGGAGGCCCTGCTCTCGGGGGGCGCAGGCTTCTCAACGGCGCTGGAGAATACGCGCCGGGCCTTTTTCGAGGGCCTGAGGCCCCTGCAGGAGTCCATTCTCCTGGGCGGGGCGCATGGCACGGAGCTTCCCCCTCCGGCGGCCTACACCAAGGAATCCGTGCGGGCCCTGGATTCCATCATCACCTCTCTCGACACGGTCTCCGAGGACGCGGACCGCGTGGTGCGGCACAACCTGGCGACGGCGCGGCGCACGGCGGCGGGGGGCCTGGTCGGCATCCTCGCGGCGGCGGTGCTGGTGGCCGTGTCGGCGCGGGTCATCGCGCGGCGCATCACCCGCCCGCTTCGCGACATCGTGGAGCGCATCGACCGCCTGCGCGACCCCGGGGCCAGCCTCCAGCTTTCCGGGGTGCGCGACGAGTTCACCACGGTGCGCCACGCCCTGGACCTTCTGGACCACATGCTGGCCGCACGCGAACGCGACGCCAGGGCGCTCCAGGAGGCCAACCGCAGGCTGGCCGAACTGGCCGAAACCGACGAACTCACGGGTCTGGCCAACCGCCGCCGCCTGAACGCGGCGCTCGCGGCCGAATGGGCGCGGGCCCGGCGGGACGCCAGACCCCTGACGCTGCTGATGATCGATGTGGACCACTTCAAGCGCTACAACGACGCCCTGGGGCATCAGGCCGGCGACGAACGCCTCATCGACGTGGGACGGGCCATCCGTGGGCTGGCGCGGCGTCCCGGAGACGTGGCGGCGCGCTACGGCGGCGAGGAATACGTGCTGTTGCTGCCCGACCTGCCGTCGTCCAAGGCCCTTGCCCACGCCGAGGAGGTGCGCCAGGCCGTGGAGGCCTTGAATCTGCCCCACGAGGGCTCGCCCCACGCCCGGGTGACGGTGAGCATCGGCATGGCCACGCTCACGCCCTGCGGGGAGTCGCGCGCCGAAGACCTGGTGCGCCTGGCCGACGACGCCCTTTACGAGGCCAAGCGGCTGGGGCGCAACCGGGTGGAAGCGGCCCCGGCCGGGGCCGCCGCGGACTGCCCGCCGCCCGTGGCCGGGCGCGATCCTGCCTAG
- a CDS encoding trimeric intracellular cation channel family protein, with translation MDAQPFQLPLAVDLAAVFLMAITGAMEAIRRRFDLIGLCVLSVATGLGGALIRDGIFLQTGISAVLRDERYLWAVAVAAMLSLSVGARAEGSRKLMALVDALALGAYAVVGVERSLSLGLGIVPAVLVGVVNACGGGVLRDLFTGEQAMVFKPGQFYAFAALMGCLLYTPLRQNTELPPLLLAMAAIALTFGLRVLAIWRNWSTAPVGEKGLLRGLFKR, from the coding sequence ATGGACGCCCAACCTTTCCAGTTGCCGCTGGCGGTGGACCTTGCGGCGGTGTTCCTCATGGCCATCACGGGGGCCATGGAGGCCATCCGCCGCCGTTTCGACCTGATCGGCCTGTGCGTGCTCTCCGTGGCCACGGGGCTCGGGGGGGCGCTCATCCGCGACGGCATCTTCCTGCAGACGGGCATCTCGGCGGTGCTGCGCGACGAGCGCTACCTGTGGGCCGTGGCGGTGGCGGCCATGCTGAGCCTCTCGGTGGGAGCCCGTGCGGAGGGCTCCAGGAAGCTGATGGCCCTGGTGGACGCGCTGGCGCTGGGGGCCTACGCCGTGGTGGGCGTGGAGCGTTCGCTCTCCCTGGGGCTGGGGATCGTCCCGGCGGTGCTGGTGGGCGTGGTGAACGCCTGCGGCGGCGGCGTGCTGCGCGATCTTTTCACGGGGGAACAGGCCATGGTGTTCAAGCCCGGACAGTTCTACGCCTTCGCGGCCCTCATGGGCTGCCTGCTCTACACGCCGCTGCGCCAGAACACGGAGCTGCCGCCCCTGCTCCTGGCCATGGCGGCCATCGCCCTCACGTTCGGGCTGCGCGTGCTGGCCATCTGGCGCAACTGGAGCACCGCGCCGGTGGGGGAGAAAGGGCTCCTGCGCGGCCTGTTCAAACGCTGA
- a CDS encoding substrate-binding domain-containing protein codes for MFPRSLAALCLALLVPTLALSQPKVTESYGSGPKTFLLATGSPGELGLLKLLGEAFAAKNGATLQWVKAGTGESLDLLKAKQVDMVMVHAPAKVDQAVKEGWAVKKTLIGSNEFFIVGPAADPAGIARLASAVEAYKAVAAKQAKFFSRGDNSGTHQKETAVWKAAGVEPSGPWYIVTKDFMTATLKRANDEGGYFMTDSSTWVAEGKNMPKLAILFKGDKMLVNTYHALAQPKGATPGAETAAAFIDFVASKEGQDIIRSYGKAQYGESLYNDADYAKKYD; via the coding sequence ATGTTCCCACGCTCCCTTGCCGCCCTCTGCCTGGCGCTGCTCGTGCCCACCCTGGCCCTGTCCCAGCCGAAAGTCACGGAATCCTACGGTTCCGGGCCAAAGACCTTCCTCCTGGCCACCGGCAGCCCCGGCGAACTGGGCCTGCTCAAGCTCCTGGGCGAGGCCTTCGCCGCCAAGAACGGCGCGACGCTCCAGTGGGTCAAGGCCGGCACGGGCGAATCCCTCGACCTGCTCAAGGCCAAACAGGTGGACATGGTCATGGTGCACGCCCCGGCCAAGGTGGACCAGGCCGTCAAGGAGGGCTGGGCCGTGAAGAAGACCCTCATCGGCTCCAACGAATTCTTCATCGTGGGCCCCGCCGCCGACCCGGCGGGCATCGCCAGGCTCGCCTCCGCCGTGGAGGCCTACAAGGCCGTCGCCGCGAAGCAGGCCAAGTTCTTCTCGCGCGGGGACAACTCCGGCACCCACCAGAAGGAGACGGCCGTGTGGAAGGCGGCGGGCGTCGAGCCCTCCGGCCCCTGGTACATCGTCACCAAGGACTTCATGACCGCCACCCTCAAGCGCGCCAACGACGAGGGCGGCTATTTCATGACCGACTCCTCCACCTGGGTGGCCGAGGGCAAGAACATGCCCAAGCTCGCCATCCTGTTCAAAGGCGACAAGATGCTCGTGAACACCTACCACGCCCTGGCGCAGCCCAAGGGCGCGACGCCCGGCGCGGAAACCGCCGCCGCCTTCATCGACTTCGTGGCCTCCAAGGAAGGCCAGGACATCATCCGCAGCTACGGCAAGGCCCAGTACGGGGAATCGCTCTACAACGACGCGGACTACGCCAAAAAGTACGACTAG
- the tsaB gene encoding tRNA (adenosine(37)-N6)-threonylcarbamoyltransferase complex dimerization subunit type 1 TsaB, with the protein MILVLNTAEETMQILLAGPGDAPARFSGGLFDPSGFDILEFHEERCPGRMNELLAPAAMELLDRRSGATLQGVACVRGPGSFTGVRLGLAFATGLCLARTLPMAGLDHLPLLALRAPRGYGEVHVVTHSRTGQVYHQAFGPGALPYSTPEDMDAARARHLAAHAVSRSGKGRVALLGTGLARNPEAFADIAGTVLLEQQAPTPQALLRAALAARYDGPPVDALYLRGSDAEENLATIGAQRGLTPLQAQSRLDKAQRDGTPVWSA; encoded by the coding sequence GTGATCCTTGTCCTGAACACGGCCGAGGAGACCATGCAGATCCTGCTGGCCGGGCCGGGCGACGCCCCGGCCCGCTTCTCCGGCGGCCTCTTCGACCCCTCGGGCTTCGATATCCTGGAATTCCACGAGGAGCGCTGCCCGGGCAGGATGAACGAACTCCTGGCTCCGGCCGCCATGGAGCTTCTGGACCGCCGCTCCGGCGCGACGCTCCAGGGCGTGGCCTGCGTGCGCGGGCCGGGCAGCTTCACGGGGGTCCGCCTGGGCCTGGCCTTCGCCACGGGCCTGTGCCTGGCCCGCACGCTGCCCATGGCCGGGCTGGACCACCTGCCGCTCCTGGCCCTGCGCGCCCCCAGGGGCTACGGCGAGGTGCACGTGGTCACCCATTCGCGCACGGGGCAGGTCTACCATCAGGCCTTCGGCCCCGGCGCGCTGCCCTACTCCACCCCGGAGGACATGGACGCCGCGCGCGCCCGGCACCTGGCCGCCCATGCGGTCTCGCGCTCGGGCAAGGGCCGCGTGGCCCTGCTGGGCACGGGCCTGGCGCGCAATCCCGAGGCCTTCGCGGACATCGCTGGAACCGTCCTCCTGGAGCAGCAGGCCCCCACGCCCCAGGCGCTCCTGCGCGCGGCCCTGGCCGCCCGCTACGACGGCCCCCCCGTGGACGCCCTCTACCTGCGCGGCTCCGACGCCGAGGAGAACCTGGCGACCATCGGGGCGCAGCGCGGGCTCACGCCGCTCCAGGCCCAGTCCAGGCTGGACAAGGCCCAGCGCGACGGCACGCCCGTCTGGAGCGCCTGA
- the pbpC gene encoding penicillin-binding protein 1C, with protein sequence MARIGRLGALALLLAALGFLILDLAFPFPADRLAPSPSVEVRDRHGEPVRLFLAPDHAWRFPVTLEELAPDYLAAVLASEDRHFYRHPGVNPLSLAKALAANVAAGRVVRGGSTITMQVARLAEPKRRTVWAKLVECFRALQLELHWSKREILGFYVNLAPFGGNLVGVGAGSRFLFGKAPGLVSLGEAALLAGIPRSPNAYNPVKHPEAARRVRESVLKTMVRQGAARPEQAALAVTAPVPARVARPPLVGPHLAQMALARMGRAARIDTTLDSRTQELTRQALRTRLAELRAQGVENAAVVVIDVATRGVLALAGSADYLDAARHGALNAATARRSPGSALKPFLYALAFQEGLAAPQTLLLDLPVAVGGYEPKNYDGQYRGRVEAAEALIHSYNAPAVRLLAETGVPAFLDLLRRGGLAGLSRPPDHYGLSLVLGGGEVSLLELTNLYATLARGGLHGPAAITVGGRTRPEERLLSAEACALTAEILARLERPDLPGGVERARGVPVVAWKTGTSFGHRDAWAVGFSARHAVGVWAGNVEGRPVKGISGARQAAPLLFDVFRALEPGGSSLPRPEGLNLEQAEVCAVSRGLPGPDCGQTVKMDVIPGATRLAPCQAHRRVLVDAATGLRVAGSCLEGRAVRAEVVVDYPPDLAAWWAASGMELPDGPRPDPACAEAVAGQGPRIVSPREGMVYRLRPDAPGAFQRVGLAAVAGADAGGLSWFQDGRLVAGQVQGEPLFLELVPGAHRLVVVDARGRSDGVRYTVEP encoded by the coding sequence ATGGCCCGCATCGGGCGGCTTGGGGCGCTCGCGTTGCTCCTGGCCGCCCTGGGCTTCCTGATCCTGGACCTGGCCTTCCCCTTTCCGGCGGATCGCCTCGCGCCGTCCCCATCCGTGGAAGTGCGCGACCGCCACGGCGAGCCCGTCCGCCTCTTTTTGGCCCCGGACCACGCCTGGCGCTTTCCCGTCACCCTGGAGGAACTCGCCCCCGACTACCTGGCCGCCGTGCTGGCCAGCGAGGACCGACACTTCTACCGCCACCCCGGCGTGAACCCGCTCTCCCTGGCCAAGGCCCTGGCGGCCAACGTGGCGGCCGGGCGCGTGGTGCGCGGCGGCTCCACCATCACCATGCAGGTGGCCCGCCTGGCCGAGCCCAAGCGCCGCACGGTGTGGGCCAAGCTCGTGGAGTGCTTCCGGGCGCTCCAGCTGGAGTTGCACTGGTCCAAGCGGGAAATCCTGGGCTTCTACGTGAACCTGGCCCCCTTCGGGGGCAACCTGGTGGGCGTGGGCGCGGGGAGCCGCTTCCTTTTCGGCAAGGCCCCGGGGCTGGTTTCCCTGGGCGAGGCGGCGCTCCTGGCGGGCATCCCCCGTTCGCCCAACGCCTACAACCCGGTGAAGCACCCCGAGGCGGCCCGGCGCGTTCGCGAGAGCGTGCTCAAGACCATGGTCCGCCAGGGCGCGGCACGGCCGGAGCAGGCCGCCCTGGCTGTCACGGCCCCCGTGCCCGCGCGCGTGGCCCGGCCGCCCCTGGTGGGGCCGCACCTGGCCCAGATGGCCCTGGCGCGCATGGGCCGCGCCGCGCGCATCGACACCACCCTTGATTCGCGCACGCAGGAACTTACGCGCCAGGCCCTGCGCACGCGCCTGGCGGAGCTGCGCGCCCAGGGCGTGGAGAACGCGGCCGTGGTGGTCATCGATGTGGCCACGCGCGGCGTGCTGGCCCTGGCGGGCTCCGCCGACTACCTGGACGCCGCGCGCCACGGGGCGCTCAACGCGGCCACGGCCCGGCGCTCGCCGGGGTCGGCGCTCAAGCCCTTCCTCTACGCCCTGGCCTTCCAGGAGGGTCTGGCCGCGCCCCAGACCCTGCTCCTGGACCTGCCCGTGGCAGTGGGCGGCTACGAGCCCAAGAACTACGACGGCCAGTACCGGGGACGCGTGGAGGCGGCCGAGGCCCTCATCCATTCCTACAACGCCCCGGCCGTGCGCCTGCTGGCCGAGACGGGAGTCCCTGCCTTCCTGGACCTGCTGCGCCGGGGGGGCCTCGCGGGGCTCTCCCGGCCCCCGGATCACTACGGCCTTTCCCTGGTGCTGGGCGGCGGCGAGGTGAGCCTGCTGGAGCTGACCAACCTCTACGCCACCCTGGCCCGGGGCGGACTGCACGGCCCGGCCGCCATCACCGTGGGGGGCCGAACCCGGCCCGAGGAGCGCCTGCTCTCGGCAGAGGCCTGCGCGCTCACGGCGGAGATCCTCGCGCGGCTGGAGCGCCCGGACCTGCCCGGGGGCGTGGAGCGCGCCCGGGGCGTGCCCGTGGTGGCCTGGAAGACGGGAACCTCCTTCGGCCACCGCGACGCCTGGGCCGTGGGCTTCTCGGCGCGCCACGCCGTGGGGGTGTGGGCGGGCAACGTGGAGGGCCGCCCGGTGAAGGGCATCTCCGGGGCCAGACAGGCCGCGCCGCTGCTCTTCGACGTGTTCCGCGCCCTGGAGCCCGGGGGCTCCTCGCTGCCCAGGCCCGAGGGCCTGAACCTGGAGCAGGCGGAGGTCTGCGCCGTGTCGCGCGGGCTGCCCGGCCCGGACTGCGGCCAGACCGTGAAGATGGACGTGATCCCGGGCGCGACGCGCCTAGCCCCCTGCCAGGCCCACCGGCGCGTGCTGGTGGACGCGGCCACGGGGCTGCGCGTGGCAGGGTCCTGCCTGGAAGGGCGCGCGGTGCGCGCGGAGGTGGTGGTGGACTATCCCCCCGATCTCGCCGCGTGGTGGGCGGCTTCGGGCATGGAGCTGCCCGACGGGCCTCGACCGGACCCGGCCTGCGCCGAGGCCGTGGCGGGGCAGGGGCCGCGCATCGTCTCGCCCCGGGAGGGCATGGTCTACCGTCTGCGCCCCGACGCGCCGGGGGCCTTCCAGCGCGTGGGGCTCGCCGCCGTGGCCGGGGCCGACGCGGGGGGCCTCAGCTGGTTCCAGGACGGACGGCTCGTGGCCGGGCAGGTCCAGGGCGAGCCCTTGTTCCTGGAGCTCGTCCCGGGCGCGCACCGCCTCGTGGTGGTGGATGCGCGGGGCCGCTCCGACGGGGTGCGCTACACGGTGGAGCCTTAG
- a CDS encoding DUF721 domain-containing protein, protein MRHLGELIVAFASRNDAALGFRLAMLWPRWREVLGHVAPYAHPLGHRRATLLAGVEDALAMQESHYDAPAILEAVNGFLGQQVFDKVQFDLLQGKTPLDALPGSAPAFWRLPAPRIASLGKLSLDPNTAVGRTYAAYARQFGPGR, encoded by the coding sequence ATGCGCCACCTGGGGGAGCTCATCGTGGCCTTCGCCAGCCGCAACGACGCGGCCCTGGGCTTCCGGCTGGCCATGCTCTGGCCGCGCTGGCGCGAGGTGCTGGGCCACGTGGCCCCCTACGCCCACCCCCTGGGTCACCGGCGCGCCACCCTGCTCGCCGGCGTGGAGGACGCCCTGGCCATGCAGGAGAGCCACTACGACGCCCCGGCGATCCTGGAGGCGGTCAACGGCTTTCTCGGCCAACAAGTCTTTGACAAGGTGCAATTCGACCTGCTACAGGGCAAAACCCCTCTGGACGCACTGCCCGGTTCGGCCCCCGCCTTCTGGCGGCTCCCCGCGCCCCGCATCGCCTCCCTTGGGAAACTCAGCCTGGACCCGAACACCGCCGTGGGGCGCACGTACGCGGCCTACGCCCGCCAGTTTGGCCCCGGCAGGTGA
- the blaOXA gene encoding class D beta-lactamase: MTERPDWASLFQERGVQGVLVLENADGSVRKVFDPARAARGFLPASTFKIPNALISLETGVVSGPDAVLRWDGVKRSAEAWNRDLTLREAFAVSCVPCFQGLARAVGSERMSWWVRELGYGNADISAGVDVFWLQGGMRVSALEQVAFLRRLKEGRLPFSARSMDMVKDVMRVEEGPGWTLRAKTGWTVGTDPGTGWWVGWLEKGGETWFFALNIDMSAMAQAPARQEIVKAALRGEGLL; the protein is encoded by the coding sequence GTGACCGAGCGCCCGGACTGGGCGAGCCTGTTCCAGGAGCGCGGCGTCCAGGGCGTGCTGGTGCTCGAAAACGCCGACGGCAGCGTGCGCAAGGTGTTCGACCCGGCGCGCGCGGCCCGGGGCTTTCTGCCTGCCTCCACCTTCAAGATTCCCAACGCGCTCATCTCCCTGGAGACGGGCGTGGTCTCCGGCCCCGACGCCGTGCTGCGCTGGGACGGCGTGAAGCGCTCCGCCGAGGCCTGGAACCGCGACCTGACCCTGCGCGAGGCCTTCGCCGTCTCCTGCGTGCCCTGCTTCCAGGGCCTGGCCCGGGCCGTGGGGTCCGAGCGCATGAGCTGGTGGGTGCGCGAGCTGGGCTACGGCAACGCCGACATCAGCGCGGGCGTGGACGTGTTCTGGCTCCAGGGCGGCATGCGAGTCAGCGCCCTGGAGCAGGTGGCCTTCCTGCGCCGCCTGAAGGAGGGCCGCCTGCCCTTCTCCGCGCGCTCCATGGACATGGTGAAGGACGTGATGCGCGTGGAAGAGGGACCTGGCTGGACCCTGCGCGCCAAGACCGGCTGGACCGTCGGCACGGACCCCGGCACGGGCTGGTGGGTGGGCTGGCTGGAGAAGGGAGGAGAGACGTGGTTCTTCGCCCTGAACATCGACATGTCCGCCATGGCCCAGGCCCCGGCGCGCCAGGAGATCGTCAAGGCCGCGCTGCGCGGCGAGGGGCTTTTGTGA